The Longimicrobium sp. genome has a segment encoding these proteins:
- a CDS encoding PHB depolymerase family esterase yields MTIHRALITILAAVTMTSTAPEPAAPQAPARAPGTFEWHTYAGEAGTRRYRLFVPDGLDTSRPAPLVVMLHGCTQDPDDFARGTRFNELAARAGVVVAWPEQKAEHQVQKCWSWYDPAHQAVQRGEPAVIAGITREVMAARAVDPRRVYVAGVSAGAAMAVIVAASYPELFAAVGSHSGIPYRAASDVPHALSVMRGGSTDPAILAYALQDAAGRRAMPLIAIHGGADAVVSPLNSRQLAAQWAGVLGLSSIPAQRSTEGGLAVERTRWNAADGKPAIELVIVDGLGHAWSGGSPEGTFADARGPDASRLILDFLLAHSK; encoded by the coding sequence ATGACGATCCACCGCGCGCTCATCACCATCCTGGCAGCCGTGACGATGACCAGCACCGCGCCGGAGCCCGCCGCCCCGCAAGCGCCCGCGCGGGCGCCGGGCACCTTCGAGTGGCACACGTATGCGGGCGAGGCGGGCACGCGGCGCTACCGGCTGTTCGTCCCCGACGGCCTCGACACCAGCCGCCCGGCGCCGCTGGTGGTGATGCTGCACGGCTGCACGCAGGACCCCGACGATTTCGCTCGGGGCACGCGCTTCAACGAGCTGGCGGCACGCGCGGGGGTGGTCGTCGCCTGGCCCGAGCAGAAGGCCGAGCACCAGGTGCAGAAGTGCTGGAGCTGGTACGATCCCGCACACCAGGCCGTGCAGCGCGGCGAGCCCGCGGTGATCGCCGGCATCACGCGCGAGGTGATGGCCGCGCGCGCGGTCGATCCCAGGCGCGTCTACGTCGCCGGCGTGTCCGCGGGCGCGGCGATGGCGGTGATCGTGGCGGCGTCGTACCCCGAGCTGTTCGCCGCCGTGGGCTCGCACAGCGGCATCCCGTACCGCGCCGCCTCCGACGTGCCGCACGCGCTGAGCGTGATGCGCGGGGGGAGCACCGATCCCGCCATCCTCGCCTATGCGCTGCAGGACGCGGCGGGCAGGCGCGCCATGCCGCTGATCGCCATCCACGGCGGCGCGGACGCGGTGGTCAGCCCGCTGAACTCGCGGCAGCTGGCGGCGCAGTGGGCCGGCGTGCTCGGCCTCTCCTCCATTCCCGCGCAACGGTCGACGGAGGGGGGATTGGCCGTCGAGCGCACCCGCTGGAACGCCGCGGACGGCAAGCCCGCGATCGAGCTGGTGATCGTGGACGGGCTGGGCCACGCGTGGTCCGGCGGCTCGCCCGAGGGCACCTTTGCCGACGCCCGCGGCCCCGACGCATCGCGCCTCATCCTCGACTTCCTCCTCGCGCATTCGAAGTGA
- a CDS encoding DNA polymerase IV, translating into MTSSERPRRLLLADCDSYFVRCAMLADPEGAGKAELLLVGGRPDGRGVVTSASYAARRFGAHAGMPMSQAIRLCPQAMVVPVPGEMVQKKHREVRAVLDEFSPVVEAASVDEFYLDLTGTEALYRHEPLEETARRIQQAVLERTGISLSIGGATQRTLAKMAASVNKPFGIHVVPPGGEAEFIARFDLADIPGVGPAFAEALRRRGATRVRDLLPLDEDTLVAWLGDSRGRWLHRLSRGMGSEGGVTPRAPQKSISHERTFPQDILAEEEIEAKLLYLVGETGASLRADGLKARTVTVKMRYADFTDRSASRTVAEPLESDRAIYAVARQLLRQLRSRRRGGIRLLGVGVSKLGEDAEPEPMLFEPPQGLETDRDRRLSAATDRLRGRFGRDAVLPARVAPARKEAG; encoded by the coding sequence ATGACCTCGTCCGAGCGCCCCCGCCGCCTGCTGCTGGCCGACTGCGACTCGTACTTCGTGCGCTGCGCCATGCTGGCCGACCCCGAGGGCGCGGGGAAGGCCGAGCTGCTGCTGGTGGGCGGGCGCCCGGACGGGCGCGGGGTGGTGACGTCGGCCAGCTACGCCGCGCGCAGGTTCGGCGCGCACGCGGGGATGCCGATGTCGCAGGCGATCCGCCTCTGCCCGCAGGCGATGGTCGTTCCCGTCCCCGGCGAGATGGTGCAGAAGAAGCACCGGGAAGTGCGCGCGGTGCTCGACGAGTTCAGCCCCGTGGTCGAGGCCGCCAGCGTGGACGAGTTCTACCTCGACCTCACGGGGACCGAGGCGCTGTACCGCCACGAGCCGCTGGAAGAGACCGCGCGCCGCATCCAGCAGGCGGTGCTGGAGCGCACGGGGATCTCGCTCTCCATCGGCGGGGCCACGCAGCGCACGCTGGCCAAGATGGCGGCGTCGGTGAACAAGCCGTTCGGCATCCACGTGGTCCCCCCCGGCGGCGAGGCGGAGTTCATCGCGCGCTTCGACCTGGCCGACATCCCCGGCGTGGGGCCGGCGTTCGCCGAGGCGCTGCGGCGGCGCGGCGCCACCCGCGTGCGCGACCTCCTCCCCCTCGACGAGGACACGCTGGTCGCCTGGCTGGGCGATTCGCGCGGGCGGTGGCTCCATCGGCTCTCGCGGGGGATGGGGAGCGAGGGCGGCGTCACCCCGCGTGCGCCGCAGAAGTCCATCTCGCACGAGCGCACCTTCCCGCAGGACATCCTGGCGGAGGAGGAGATCGAGGCGAAGCTGCTGTACCTGGTGGGCGAGACGGGCGCGTCGCTGCGCGCGGACGGGCTGAAGGCGCGCACGGTGACCGTGAAGATGCGCTACGCCGACTTCACCGACCGCAGCGCCAGCCGCACCGTGGCCGAGCCGCTGGAGAGCGACCGCGCGATCTACGCCGTCGCCCGGCAGCTGCTGCGGCAGCTGCGCTCGCGGCGGCGCGGCGGGATCCGCCTCCTGGGCGTGGGCGTCAGCAAGCTGGGCGAGGACGCGGAGCCGGAGCCGATGCTCTTCGAGCCGCCGCAGGGGCTGGAGACGGACCGCGACCGGCGCCTTTCCGCCGCCACCGACCGCCTGCGCGGCCGCTTCGGGCGCGACGCGGTGCTCCCCGCGCGGGTGGCGCCGGCGCGGAAGGAGGCGGGGTGA
- a CDS encoding class I SAM-dependent methyltransferase encodes MFSESAELYDRIYAWKDYPAEAARVRGLVTAAGGRGGGTLLDVACGTGMHLQALREHYTVEGVDLEPGLLEAARRRLPDVPLHLGDMRDFELGRRFDVVTCLFSAIGYTRTAAGLNAALRSMAGHLAPGGVLLVEPWFTAEMIQPGRVSAETVEEPGLTIVRMAHMAVEGTISLLTFEYLVGHPDGITRASELHEMGLFSREQMTAAFETAGLRVSHDEEGVSGRGAYIGVREG; translated from the coding sequence ATGTTCTCGGAATCGGCGGAGCTGTACGATCGCATCTACGCGTGGAAGGACTACCCGGCCGAGGCGGCGCGCGTCCGCGGGCTGGTGACGGCCGCCGGCGGCCGCGGCGGGGGCACGCTGCTCGACGTGGCCTGCGGCACCGGGATGCATCTCCAGGCGCTGCGCGAGCACTACACCGTCGAGGGCGTCGACCTCGAGCCGGGGCTGCTCGAAGCCGCGCGGCGCCGGCTGCCGGACGTGCCGCTGCACCTCGGCGACATGCGCGACTTCGAGCTGGGGCGGCGCTTCGACGTGGTCACCTGCCTGTTCAGCGCCATCGGCTACACGCGCACCGCCGCCGGGCTGAACGCGGCGCTCCGCAGCATGGCCGGCCACCTCGCGCCGGGCGGGGTGCTGCTGGTGGAGCCGTGGTTCACCGCGGAGATGATCCAACCCGGCCGCGTCAGCGCGGAGACGGTCGAGGAGCCGGGGCTAACGATCGTACGCATGGCACACATGGCCGTCGAGGGCACGATCTCACTGCTCACGTTCGAGTACCTGGTCGGCCACCCGGACGGCATCACCCGCGCCTCCGAGCTCCACGAGATGGGCCTCTTCTCGCGCGAGCAGATGACCGCCGCGTTCGAGACCGCCGGCCTGCGCGTCAGCCACGACGAAGAGGGGGTGTCGGGGCGCGGGGCGTACATCGGGGTGCGGGAGGGCTGA
- a CDS encoding prohibitin family protein, whose translation MPTIQLPTGRNRPIPSIGNPLRAFAGKAPWVIIAVLALLTLPTMFVYINPGNVGIVIHKLGGGVDRHPLGQGLHFRNPITTGIEEYPVYMQTLILTRGGSEGSQSNDEINVNSVEGQPVSLDVSLSFELDASKTPALYTTFRTHIEQIQHGYVKQAIRQALQEVVGSEPIADILGPKKAEVVGRTQQLIATRLAPYGFVVKQFTINEIRAPAEVMQAINTKNVMQQQALTAQNELQKNMYNAQGDSIRASGRAKAILTEAQAQAEANRLLSQSITPTLVQYEMTKKWNGQMPQVTGGATPLLQLNPNQ comes from the coding sequence ATGCCTACCATCCAGTTGCCCACCGGCCGCAACAGGCCCATTCCCAGCATCGGCAACCCGCTGCGCGCGTTCGCGGGCAAGGCGCCGTGGGTGATCATCGCCGTGCTGGCGCTGCTGACGCTGCCGACGATGTTCGTCTACATCAACCCGGGGAACGTGGGGATCGTGATCCACAAGCTGGGCGGCGGCGTGGACCGGCACCCGCTGGGGCAGGGGCTGCACTTCCGCAACCCCATCACCACGGGGATCGAGGAGTACCCCGTGTACATGCAGACGCTGATCCTGACGCGCGGCGGCAGCGAGGGCTCGCAGAGCAACGACGAGATCAACGTCAACAGCGTGGAAGGGCAGCCGGTGTCGCTGGACGTGTCGCTGAGCTTCGAGCTGGACGCCAGCAAGACGCCGGCGCTGTACACCACCTTCCGCACGCACATCGAGCAGATCCAGCACGGCTACGTGAAGCAGGCCATCCGGCAGGCGCTGCAGGAGGTGGTGGGGAGCGAGCCGATCGCCGACATCCTGGGGCCCAAGAAGGCCGAGGTGGTGGGCCGCACGCAGCAGCTCATCGCCACGCGCCTGGCGCCGTACGGGTTCGTCGTCAAGCAGTTCACCATCAACGAGATCCGCGCGCCGGCCGAGGTGATGCAGGCCATCAACACCAAGAACGTGATGCAGCAGCAGGCGCTGACCGCGCAGAACGAGCTGCAGAAGAACATGTACAACGCGCAGGGCGACAGCATCCGCGCCAGCGGCCGGGCGAAGGCGATCCTGACCGAGGCGCAGGCGCAGGCCGAGGCCAACCGCCTCCTCTCGCAGAGCATCACGCCCACGCTGGTGCAGTACGAGATGACCAAGAAGTGGAACGGCCAGATGCCGCAGGTCACCGGCGGCGCCACCCCGCTCCTGCAGCTCAACCCGAACCAGTAG
- a CDS encoding AMP-binding protein: protein MTTAVPPFPRRPDPLRFWRRLAGARHALVDRARGERLTYPELDAAADRWAALLRAQGVGRGDLVATLAGNRSELAAAFFACGRIGAALIPLNWRLAAPELAPILADARPKLLLGEDRFRDRAEGALRGISDARWIDLDADAPTLLARGGPSADDVEVEPDDPWLVLYTSGSTGQPKGAILPHRQIFYNAVATTTAWELGAGDVAPVSTPFFHTGGWNVFATPLWFRGGKVVLFDQFDADGYLEAIAEEGITVALTVPTMLLMLMEGRQWGRPLPSLRTFMSGGAPLPAALAERVRAAGYALREGYGLTECGPNCFAIPADEAVRRPGCVGWPVPMLEMRLARDDGTEPAPGEPGELLLRGPQVFAGYLRNPEKTAEAFTSDGWLRTGDLAARDGDGTFRICGRRKEMFISGGENVFPGEVEAVLADCPGVAEVVVVGVRDERWGEVGRAFIVPRGETNVTEVDVVTHARARLAGYKVPKSVVFLREIPRLGSGKPDRRALAEARP from the coding sequence ATGACCACAGCCGTCCCCCCCTTCCCCCGCCGCCCCGACCCGCTGCGCTTCTGGCGGCGGCTGGCGGGCGCGCGCCACGCGCTGGTGGACCGCGCGCGCGGTGAGCGGCTGACGTATCCCGAGCTCGACGCCGCCGCCGACCGCTGGGCCGCGCTGCTGCGCGCGCAGGGCGTCGGCCGCGGCGACCTCGTGGCCACGCTGGCGGGGAACCGCAGCGAGCTGGCGGCCGCGTTCTTCGCCTGCGGCCGCATCGGCGCGGCGCTGATCCCGCTCAACTGGCGGCTGGCCGCGCCCGAGCTCGCGCCGATCCTCGCCGACGCGCGCCCGAAGCTGCTGCTCGGCGAGGACCGCTTTCGCGACCGGGCCGAGGGCGCGCTCCGCGGCATCTCCGACGCGCGGTGGATCGACCTCGACGCCGACGCACCCACGCTCCTGGCGCGCGGCGGCCCGTCGGCGGACGACGTGGAGGTGGAGCCGGACGATCCCTGGCTCGTCCTCTACACCTCCGGCAGCACGGGCCAGCCCAAGGGGGCCATCCTCCCGCATCGGCAGATCTTCTACAACGCCGTGGCGACGACCACCGCGTGGGAGCTCGGCGCCGGCGACGTCGCCCCCGTCTCCACGCCGTTCTTCCACACGGGGGGATGGAACGTCTTCGCCACGCCGCTCTGGTTCCGCGGCGGCAAGGTGGTGCTGTTCGACCAGTTCGACGCGGACGGGTACCTCGAGGCGATCGCGGAGGAGGGGATCACCGTCGCCCTCACCGTGCCCACCATGCTGCTGATGCTTATGGAGGGGCGGCAGTGGGGCCGCCCGCTCCCCAGCTTGCGCACCTTCATGTCCGGCGGCGCGCCGCTCCCCGCCGCGCTGGCGGAGCGCGTCCGCGCCGCGGGGTACGCGCTGCGCGAGGGCTACGGGCTGACCGAGTGCGGCCCCAACTGCTTCGCCATCCCCGCCGACGAGGCGGTACGGCGGCCGGGGTGCGTCGGCTGGCCCGTGCCGATGCTGGAGATGCGGCTCGCGCGCGACGACGGCACCGAGCCCGCGCCCGGCGAGCCGGGAGAGCTGCTGCTGCGCGGACCGCAGGTGTTCGCCGGCTATCTCAGAAATCCTGAAAAGACTGCAGAAGCGTTCACGTCCGACGGCTGGCTGCGCACCGGCGACCTGGCCGCGCGCGACGGCGACGGCACGTTCCGCATCTGCGGGCGGCGCAAGGAGATGTTCATCTCCGGCGGCGAGAACGTCTTTCCCGGCGAGGTCGAGGCGGTGCTGGCCGACTGCCCCGGCGTGGCCGAGGTCGTCGTCGTGGGCGTGCGCGACGAGCGCTGGGGCGAAGTGGGGCGCGCCTTCATCGTCCCGCGCGGTGAAACGAACGTGACGGAGGTCGACGTGGTGACGCATGCACGGGCGCGGCTGGCGGGATACAAGGTGCCGAAGTCGGTGGTCTTCCTCCGCGAGATCCCGCGGCTGGGCTCGGGGAAGCCGGACCGCCGCGCGCTGGCGGAGGCCCGGCCATGA
- a CDS encoding S1C family serine protease translates to MSRGTRRSARTAALLATLAIAAAAPAAGQPPRTQLASRQAQAQPAAPTPREIAAGAHASLLMIRALAADGDTVGLGTGFVISPDGLFITNYHVIEEAAKLQVSLLDGGSWEQVSLVSADPASDLALMQLPAHGLRAMKLGSDTQMEVGDKIYVMGNPLGMGGTFTDGMISGKRPLEGIAMLQISAPISPGSSGGPVMNERGEVIGVATMMVMGGQNLNMAVPVRYARPMLASRGTPRPFSRAVLVSNPHAGLARVGDHPEPALGGESGSIVRRREPGREVEDQFVVIAPMLQMRGFVRAFPVATGSAARDAAEAHDFTLEKGVSYLITARCDAECTNVDLGLYDRGDHLLQSDTDSDDFPTLAFTPQETGTYHVSVRMAQCGTPECSYGVAVFRRDAASTPASAKVGR, encoded by the coding sequence ATGAGTAGGGGAACCCGTCGTTCGGCCCGCACCGCCGCCCTTCTCGCCACTCTCGCAATCGCTGCCGCGGCGCCCGCCGCGGGCCAGCCGCCCCGCACGCAGCTCGCCTCGCGCCAGGCGCAGGCGCAGCCCGCCGCTCCGACGCCGCGCGAGATCGCGGCCGGCGCGCACGCCAGCCTGCTGATGATCCGCGCGCTGGCGGCCGACGGCGACACGGTGGGGCTCGGCACCGGGTTCGTGATCAGCCCCGACGGGCTGTTCATCACCAACTACCACGTGATCGAGGAAGCCGCGAAGCTGCAGGTGAGCCTGCTGGACGGCGGCAGCTGGGAGCAGGTCTCCCTCGTGTCGGCCGACCCCGCCAGCGACCTGGCGCTGATGCAGCTTCCCGCGCACGGGCTGCGGGCCATGAAGCTGGGCAGCGACACGCAGATGGAGGTGGGCGACAAGATCTACGTGATGGGGAACCCGCTGGGGATGGGCGGCACCTTCACCGACGGGATGATCAGCGGCAAGCGCCCGCTGGAGGGGATCGCGATGCTGCAGATCAGCGCGCCGATCTCTCCCGGCTCGTCGGGCGGCCCGGTGATGAACGAGCGCGGCGAGGTGATCGGGGTCGCGACGATGATGGTGATGGGCGGGCAGAACCTGAACATGGCCGTGCCCGTGCGCTACGCCCGGCCGATGCTGGCCAGCCGCGGCACGCCGCGCCCCTTCTCGCGGGCGGTGCTGGTGTCCAACCCGCACGCCGGCCTGGCGCGGGTGGGCGACCATCCCGAGCCCGCGCTGGGCGGCGAGAGCGGGAGCATCGTCCGCCGCCGCGAGCCCGGGCGCGAGGTGGAGGACCAGTTCGTCGTGATCGCCCCGATGCTGCAGATGCGCGGGTTCGTGCGCGCCTTCCCCGTGGCCACGGGGAGCGCGGCGCGCGACGCGGCGGAGGCGCACGACTTCACGCTGGAGAAGGGCGTCTCGTACCTGATCACCGCGCGCTGCGACGCCGAGTGCACCAACGTGGACCTCGGCCTGTACGACCGCGGCGACCACCTGCTGCAGAGCGACACCGACAGCGACGACTTCCCGACGCTGGCGTTCACGCCGCAGGAAACGGGGACGTACCACGTGTCGGTGCGGATGGCGCAGTGCGGCACGCCGGAATGCTCGTACGGCGTGGCCGTCTTCCGCCGCGACGCCGCCAGCACGCCGGCCTCCGCCAAGGTCGGGCGGTAG
- a CDS encoding PHB depolymerase family esterase: MRRTRTAVLLAAALALGACADAPTAAREDVASPQKPRLAATWVDGVYNSVYGARYFRVYVPSTYTGTARPMMVMLHGCLQDGYDFAAGTRMNSFAESRNFIVLYPEQGTAYNPSDCWNWFYTSNQSRGSGEPYVIAGMIDWVKANYAVDGTRVGVAGFSAGAAMATIMACTYPDRVRKLAEVAGVMYKAATTAGGGTNAMFFGSSYDPNTRGTDCWNAQATGGRRVIPTLVFHGSSDGTVNPVNATQTAQQWTQTDDLASDGADNGNVDFAADATVNGTACRSYTRTDFNNSSNGQTVVRRYVISGMDHRWPGGSSAGSYTDACALDASQIIVDFFGF, from the coding sequence ATGCGCCGCACCCGCACCGCTGTGCTCCTGGCCGCCGCGCTCGCGCTGGGTGCCTGCGCCGACGCGCCCACCGCCGCGCGCGAGGACGTCGCATCGCCGCAGAAGCCGCGGCTCGCTGCGACGTGGGTCGACGGGGTCTACAACAGCGTGTACGGCGCGCGCTACTTCCGTGTCTACGTCCCCTCCACCTACACCGGCACCGCGCGGCCGATGATGGTGATGCTGCACGGCTGCCTGCAGGACGGCTACGACTTCGCGGCCGGCACGCGGATGAACTCGTTCGCCGAGAGCCGCAACTTCATCGTCCTGTATCCGGAGCAGGGGACGGCGTACAACCCATCGGACTGCTGGAACTGGTTCTACACCTCCAACCAGTCGCGCGGTAGCGGTGAGCCGTACGTGATCGCGGGGATGATCGACTGGGTGAAGGCCAACTACGCCGTCGACGGCACGCGCGTGGGCGTGGCCGGCTTCTCCGCCGGCGCGGCGATGGCGACGATCATGGCGTGCACCTATCCCGACAGGGTGCGCAAGCTGGCCGAGGTCGCCGGCGTGATGTACAAGGCGGCGACGACGGCGGGCGGGGGGACGAATGCCATGTTCTTCGGCAGCAGCTACGACCCCAACACGCGCGGCACCGACTGCTGGAACGCGCAGGCCACGGGGGGACGCCGGGTGATCCCCACGCTCGTCTTCCACGGCTCATCGGACGGCACGGTGAACCCGGTGAACGCGACGCAGACCGCGCAGCAGTGGACGCAGACCGACGACCTGGCGAGCGACGGCGCCGACAACGGCAACGTAGACTTCGCCGCCGACGCCACGGTGAACGGGACGGCGTGCCGCAGCTACACGCGCACCGACTTCAACAACAGCTCGAACGGGCAGACGGTGGTGCGCCGGTACGTGATCAGCGGGATGGACCATCGCTGGCCGGGCGGCAGCAGCGCCGGCAGCTACACCGACGCCTGCGCCCTCGACGCCAGCCAGATCATCGTCGACTTCTTCGGCTTTTAG
- a CDS encoding potassium/proton antiporter → MFPIDRLILMGALLVLIGIASSKLSSRFGVPVLVLFVLVGMLAGSEGFGGIAFENYRFAHGAGTVALAVILFDGGLRTPFRSIRPALAPAASLATVGVLLTAAIVGSAVAWILDVPLLNGMLLGSIVASTDAAAVFSVLRSTGLHLPERLGATLEVESGSNDPMAVFLTVGLLEILLGEMAPGPGLAWLFAQHMLIGAAVGIAVGAGAVWATNRIRLGAEGLYPVFVAAAGLLSYGLAASLHGSGFLAVYLSGIAIAGSRIVFQRGILLFHDGAAWLAQVAMFVLLGLLAFPSRLLGVAGPGLLIAAVLVFFARPLAVAAALAPLGFRPRELAFVSWAGLKGAVPIVLGTYPLLLGLPGGERLFDVVFFVVLVSALLQGWTLAPLARLLRLQEPHPPAPAVTLEITSLREVQGDIVQYTLQEGDRFAGRTVRELALPDGAVVAMIARGRRVIPPRGSTRLEPGDHAFLVLTPEARPLVDRLFAGGAVAAPLPAQIEFPLRGDTTVGDIEEFYGVDLAEDAACTLEDLLRARLGKRLEAGRGITLPGVKLHVRSMVDGRVEQVGLVITPSGDEG, encoded by the coding sequence ATGTTCCCCATCGACCGGCTGATCCTGATGGGCGCCCTGCTGGTGCTGATCGGGATCGCGTCGAGCAAGCTGTCGTCGCGCTTCGGCGTGCCCGTCCTCGTCCTCTTCGTCCTCGTGGGGATGCTGGCCGGCTCCGAGGGCTTCGGCGGGATCGCGTTCGAGAACTACCGCTTCGCCCACGGCGCGGGGACCGTGGCGCTCGCGGTGATCCTGTTCGACGGCGGGCTGCGCACGCCCTTCCGCTCCATCCGCCCCGCGCTGGCCCCCGCCGCCTCGCTGGCCACGGTCGGCGTGCTGCTGACCGCCGCGATCGTCGGCTCGGCCGTGGCGTGGATCCTGGACGTGCCGCTGCTGAACGGGATGCTGCTGGGAAGCATCGTCGCCTCGACGGACGCGGCGGCGGTCTTCTCCGTGCTGCGGTCGACGGGGCTGCACCTCCCCGAGCGGCTGGGAGCCACGCTGGAGGTGGAGAGCGGCTCGAACGACCCGATGGCCGTGTTCCTCACCGTCGGGCTGCTGGAGATCCTGCTGGGAGAGATGGCGCCCGGGCCCGGGCTGGCGTGGCTCTTCGCCCAGCACATGCTCATCGGCGCGGCGGTGGGGATCGCGGTGGGCGCGGGCGCGGTCTGGGCGACGAATCGCATCCGCCTCGGCGCGGAGGGGCTGTACCCGGTGTTCGTGGCCGCGGCCGGGCTGCTGTCGTACGGGCTGGCGGCGTCGCTGCACGGGAGCGGCTTCCTGGCCGTGTACCTGTCGGGAATCGCCATCGCCGGCAGCCGCATCGTCTTCCAGCGCGGCATCCTCCTCTTCCACGACGGCGCGGCGTGGCTAGCGCAGGTCGCGATGTTCGTGCTGCTGGGCCTTCTCGCTTTCCCCAGCCGGCTGCTGGGCGTGGCCGGGCCGGGGCTGCTGATTGCCGCGGTGCTGGTGTTCTTCGCCCGGCCGCTGGCGGTGGCGGCCGCGCTGGCGCCGCTCGGCTTCCGCCCGCGCGAGCTGGCGTTCGTCTCGTGGGCGGGGCTCAAGGGCGCGGTGCCCATCGTGCTGGGAACGTATCCGCTCCTGCTGGGGCTCCCCGGCGGCGAGCGGCTGTTCGACGTGGTGTTCTTCGTCGTGCTCGTCTCCGCGCTGCTGCAGGGGTGGACGCTGGCCCCGCTCGCGCGGCTGCTGCGCCTGCAGGAGCCGCATCCCCCCGCGCCCGCGGTGACGCTGGAGATCACGTCGCTGCGCGAGGTGCAGGGCGACATCGTGCAGTACACGCTTCAGGAGGGCGACCGCTTCGCCGGGCGCACGGTGCGCGAGCTGGCGCTGCCGGACGGCGCGGTGGTGGCCATGATCGCCCGCGGCCGCCGCGTGATCCCGCCGCGCGGCAGCACGCGCCTGGAGCCGGGCGACCACGCGTTCCTTGTACTGACCCCCGAGGCGCGCCCGCTGGTCGACCGGCTGTTCGCGGGCGGCGCCGTCGCGGCGCCGCTTCCCGCGCAGATCGAGTTCCCCCTGCGCGGCGACACCACCGTGGGCGACATCGAGGAGTTCTACGGGGTCGATCTCGCCGAGGACGCGGCGTGCACGCTGGAGGACCTGCTGCGCGCGCGCCTGGGGAAGCGCCTGGAAGCCGGGCGCGGCATCACCCTCCCCGGCGTGAAGCTGCACGTGAGATCGATGGTCGACGGCCGCGTCGAGCAGGTCGGGCTGGTGATCACGCCGAGCGGTGATGAGGGTTAG